In the Deferribacter desulfuricans SSM1 genome, ATGCTCTTTCAGCAACTAATTTACCAACTTCTTTAGCTGATTCAAGATTTAATCTACCAGAAAATTTTGCTTTAAGTTCAGGTTCTAATGAACTTGCAGCAACTAATGTATTTCCATTTGTATCATCAATCACTTGAACATAAATATATCTATTACTTTTGAATACACACAATCTTGGTCTTTCAGGTGTACCAAAAACTTTTTTTCTAATTCTTCTATGTCTTTTAATTCTTGCTTCATTCCTACTTAATTTTGCCACCTTAGCACCCCTTATTTAGCTGATTTTCCAGCTTTTCTAAGAATATATTCACCCTCGTATCTAATCCCTTTACCTTTATATGGCTCCGGCTTTCTAATTTTTCTTATATTTGCAGCAACTTGTCCTACCAATTGCTTATCAATACCTTTAACAACAATCTTCTGAGGGTTTTCAACAACAAATTCAATCCCTTCTGGTGGATCAATAACTACAGGGTGTGAAAAGCCCAATGATAAATCTAACGATTTACCCTTTAATGCTGCTCTGTAACCTACACCAACTATTTCGAGTCTTTTTTCAAAACCTTTAGACACACCCTCTACCATATTATTTATCAAACTTCTATATAGTCCATGAAAAGATCTTGAGGTTTTAGAATCATCATGTCTCTTTACTAAAATTTCATTATCTGTAACTTCAACACTTATATTCGGGTGTAACTCGCGCTCTAACTTCCCTTTAGGTCCTTCAACTATTATTTTATTGTTTTCAAGTGTTACTTTTACACCATTAGGTATATTTATCGGTTTCTTACCTATCCTTGACA is a window encoding:
- the rplR gene encoding 50S ribosomal protein L18 encodes the protein MAKLSRNEARIKRHRRIRKKVFGTPERPRLCVFKSNRYIYVQVIDDTNGNTLVAASSLEPELKAKFSGRLNLESAKEVGKLVAERALAKGIKSVVFDRGGYIYHGRVKALADAAREAGLEF
- the rplF gene encoding 50S ribosomal protein L6, yielding MSRIGKKPINIPNGVKVTLENNKIIVEGPKGKLERELHPNISVEVTDNEILVKRHDDSKTSRSFHGLYRSLINNMVEGVSKGFEKRLEIVGVGYRAALKGKSLDLSLGFSHPVVIDPPEGIEFVVENPQKIVVKGIDKQLVGQVAANIRKIRKPEPYKGKGIRYEGEYILRKAGKSAK